From the genome of Bactrocera oleae isolate idBacOlea1 chromosome 2, idBacOlea1, whole genome shotgun sequence, one region includes:
- the Vps33B gene encoding vacuolar protein sorting-associated protein 33B yields the protein MEFGLDKKLQGFQLIAQEKLQAIICSIPGKKDLIIEPALIKPLEHVCDASWLKLKGIQRIFKFDGDQIISRTAEHQIHIFLIHSKVETFQQILIHIQELERREPTDLDDAIKSFHIICVPTCFTHFHTLLEEEGLYGLVQLHRYNWDFICLDQNVLSMEIPNVFSTLFLRKDTSLLPVIAQSLRVLQIVCGRPQVILTFGEHSANLVKMLQTLSKPGNDDCSESSADFAAILIMDRDKDYASSLLTPAIYSGLLLEVFNRRAAEIELETHSNKISKQMLDIFQLPHRAYQQKQSEKSPVGKIKPCKLPSIRMNAMSDEIYGENRYKHFAQASSQIRAQAKTIGLEVQKLGDMKLDEMHDYVARKLPKVTELKVKVMRHLNASEQIIDMLGGNFRRVQSLEEDILNNVARKRILTEIDELLTSDGQKYNTLRLLCLLHLCAGISGDELSQFARNYCNYFGQQHLVIFQQLAIAGLLPMMWEEDKANTSAKILSNLPLPKFQQTEFQANANRLRLMVSPTGAEPTPVNSNAGNDTDVGSVACSPNCASYVFNNLYIPIAAQLCSCLLKARSADEFSSKVGMVDKLIMHSPDGTAHNAKSFANSIKLNDSKDIFPLRKRNLFIFVLGGVTYAEISACNLIARLTGSQIVVGSDAIISGSDLIEAAF from the exons ATGGAGTTTGGATTGGATAAAAAATTACAGGGCTTCCAACTTATAGCTCAGGAAAAATTGCAAGCGATCATATGTTCTATTCCAGGCAAAAAAGACCTGATAATTGAACCAGCACTAATTAAACCTTTGGAGCATGTTTGCGATGCATCCTGGCTGAAATTGAAAGGCATACAGAGAATCTTTAAATTTGATGGCGACCAAATTATTTCACGTACAGCTGAACATCAAATCCACATCTTTTTAATACACAGCAAAGTGGAAACATTTCAACAGATTTTAATTCATATACAAGAATTAGAGCGGCGAGAGCCGACTGATCTGGATGACGctataaaaagttttcatataataTGTGTGCCCACTTGCTTTACCCACTTCCATACGCTGTTGGAAGAGGAGGGCCTTTACGGGTTGGTTCAACTACATCGTTACAACTGGGACTTTATCTGTCTCGATCAAAATGTGCTAAGTATGGAAATACCAAAT GTTTTCTCCACACTATTTTTACGCAAGGATACCTCTCTACTACCAGTAATAGCACAATCTCTGCGGGTATTGCAGATCGTTTGTGGACGACCTCAAGTAATTCTCACTTTTGGTGAACATTCtgcaaatttagtaaaaatgttgcaaactCTTAGCAAGCCTGGTAACGATGATTGTAGTGAGTCGTCCGCCGATTTTGCCGCTATTCTTATCATGGATCGTGACAAAGATTATGCATCAAGTCTACTAACCCCAGCTATTTATTCTGGATTACTGCTGGAAGTTTTTAATCGGCGAGCAGCAGAAATCGAGTTAGAAACCCACTCAAataagatttcaaaacaaatgTTAGACATTTTTCAACTACCCCATCGAGCTTATCAGCAAAAACAAAGTGAAAAGTCGCCAGTAGGCAAGATAAAGCCGTGTAAACTTCCAAGCATACGTATGAACGCAATGAGCGATGAAATTTATGGTGAAAATCGTTACAAGCATTTTGCGCAAGCTAGCAGCCAAATACGTGCACAAGCAAAAACTATCGGATTGGAAGTTCAAAAGTTGGGCGACATGAAACTTGATGAGATGCACGACTATGTGGCACGCAAATTGCCAAAGGTTACGGAGCTTAAAGTAAAGGTTATGCGACACCTAAACGCCAGTGAACAAATTATAGACATGTTGGGTGGTAACTTTCGTCGTGTGCAATCCTTGGAGGAAGATATACTTAATAATGTGGCGCGCAAACGAATTCTCACAGAAATCGATGAACTACTCACATCAGATGGGCAAAAGTACAATACTCTACGATTGCTTTGCCTACTGCACTTATGTGCTGGAATAAGTGGCGATGAGTTGTCACAATTTGCACGTAACTATTGTAACTATTTTGGCCAACAACACTTGGTTATTTTTCAACAATTAGCGATAGCCGGGCTTTTACCGATGATGTGGGAAGAGGATAAAGCAAACACTTCTGCGAAAATACTCTCAAATTTGCCGTTACCCAAATTTCAACAGACCGAATTTCAAGCAAATGCTAATAGACTGAGATTAATGGTTTCACCTACTGGTGCTGAGCCAACACCTGTCAACTCTAACGCAGGCAATGATACTGATGTTGGTAGTGTCGCATGTTCGCCTAACTGCGCTAGTTATGTGTTCAATAATCTTTATATCCCAATTGCCGCACAACTCTGCTCGTGCTTACTAAAAGCTCGGTCCGCAGACGAGTTTTCCAGCAAAGTAGGTATGGTGGACAAGTTAATTATGCACTCACCTGATGGCACAGCACACAACGCCAAATCTTTCGCCAATTCCATTAAATTGAATGACTCGAAGGACATATTTCCTCTGCGAAAAcgtaacttatttatttttgttctggGTGGAGTAACATATGCTGAAATTAGTGCTTGTAATTTAATAGCGCGCCTTACGGGTTCTCAAATTGTTGTGGGTTCTGACGCTATCATCAGTGGCAGCGATCTTATCGAGGCAGCTTTCTGA
- the LOC106618077 gene encoding uncharacterized protein has translation MLPKNQIRYLHLAIAYMARGVGRRSNPGLGHQLSSMESVDERLEQDPEGFGDLETDFMATNHTHREYEREMSQQRERIRHIMVKHKYFRETKLPNLLTYAEKEQMRTLHSRDPEEWTADRLAESFPATTEVVKKIITAKWQARSEHRIRKHDEVVIQNWEKFRSDPKLLQLPPDFQAHLQKFATRRTEDLLSVARGLPAKPALARPMKQEFLSIITSCKKYAEKEDVPNITSGNSQNVEEVSRATSAEDETYLLQKVYDKRRMRLQELKKFKLSPTELSVSSNELTKNENHTVNREITEQESASKLHNPDGTGIISKSLHNNPFADINAIEKYESNEIVISAEDQKRFEITRVKDHIHIPRKVWRKGGTYRVEDAYYDDDGELLYRVPGMSGKNR, from the coding sequence ATGTTGCCAAAAAACCAAATTCGATACTTGCACTTGGCCATTGCATATATGGCGCGTGGTGTGGGTCGTCGATCTAATCCTGGGCTCGGGCATCAGCTCAGTAGCATGGAAAGTGTTGATGAGCGTTTAGAACAAGATCCTGAAGGATTTGGTGACTTGGAAACGGATTTTATGGCGACTAATCACACGCATCGTGAATATGAACGTGAAATGAGTCAACAACGTGAACGAATTCGACACATTATGGTTAAACACAAATACTTCCGTGAAACAAAGTTACCGAACTTGCTGACTTATGCTGAGAAAGAGCAAATGCGCACATTGCATTCACGTGACCCTGAGGAGTGGACAGCTGATCGTTTAGCTGAAAGTTTTCCAGCTACAACGGAAGtcgttaagaaaataataaccgCAAAATGGCAAGCGCGCAGTGAGCATCGCATACGCAAACACGATGAAGTGGTTATACAAAATTGGGAAAAATTCCGTTCAGATCCAAAATTATTgcagttgccacccgattttcaAGCTCACTTGCAAAAGTTTGCCACGAGACGAACAGAGGACTTACTTTCGGTTGCCAGAGGCTTGCCAGCTAAGCCAGCTTTGGCGCGACCAATGAAACAAGAATTTCTCTCGATTATtacaagttgtaaaaaatatgcaGAAAAGGAAGATGTACCAAATATCACTTCAGGAAATTCACAAAATGTTGAGGAAGTTTCAAGGGCTACATCAGCCGAAGATGAAACGTATTTACTGCAAAAAGTGTACGACAAACGGAGAATGCGCCTACAAGAGCTGAAAAAGTTTAAACTATCCCCAACCGAATTATCAGTATCTTCTAATGAGTTGACCAAAAATGAAAATCACACAGTTAATCGAGAAATAACTGAACAGGAATCAGCTTCTAAATTACACAATCCCGACGGAACTGGCATAATTTCGAAGTCCCTACATAATAATCCATTCGCTGATATCAATGCAATCGAAAAATATGAAAGTAATGAAATCGTTATCAGCGCTGAGGATCAGAAGCGCTTTGAAATAACACGCGTTAAAGATCACATACATATTCCACGCAAAGTATGGCGCAAAGGTGGAACTTATCGCGTGGAGGATGCGTACTATGATGATGATGGGGAACTCCTCTATCGTGTGCCGGGCATGTCAGGGAAGAACAGATAG